From the genome of Desulfatibacillum aliphaticivorans DSM 15576:
CCACCTACCCGGTGTCGGACACCGACGGCTACCCCTTGGAAGCCATTATTACGGATACGTCCGACCCGGACCAGACAACGGTCACGTTGCGGCTTATCATCAGCACGTATAACGAGGACGACACGGCTTATCAGGGAGGGCTTCTGAGCGCCAGCTATAAGATAAACGACGAAGACACCGTCGCTTTTTTTGAGGGCAGCACCCTGAACGTAAGGCAGGTCACGGGCTATGACGGAACTTATACGGATGACCAGGGCGTGGAGCACAGCTACGACCAGGGGGATTCCGTGGGGTACTATTCCTTCCCCTTTATTCATATGTACACCAAGCATTACGCGGCCGGCAGCCTTTCAAACACCACAACCGTGATTGACGAGCACGTGGGTGGAACCTGCTTTATCGACAATGTATTTGCAAAGCCCGGCAAAGAATCCAAAATCATCAATCCCACATGGCTTTGGAAGTCCCGTCCATAAGGGTTTGAAGACTCTTTCCCGCCTGGACGTGGCCGGGATCGGCGGCCAGAACCTTTTTCAGGTTTTTCACCGCCGCCGAAACATCGCCCAATTGCATCTGGGCCGTGGCCAGGCCGAATAAAGCCTCCACGTGGTCCGGTTCCCACATCAGCGCCTGCTTAAAGCATTCGGCGCCTTCCTCGAACTCCCCTCTGTTCACAGCCAGGCAGCCCAGCCCGTACCATGCATCCCCATGTCTGGGGTTGATTGCCAGGGCCTTTTTATATTCCTCGGCGGCTTCAGCCGAACGCCCCCGGGCGGCCAGCGACGAGCCCAAATATTCGTGAACCATATAATTTTTTCTCGTAACATCAAGGGTATGGGCGTACAGGGTAATGGAATCCTTCCATGCGGCCGCCTGCATTGTTGAAACCACGAACAGGAAAATGACGAAGGCCGCCGTCAAAGCAATGCCAGGCCGGGCCAAAGAGTCTCTTTTCCTTATCAGCCAATCCCCGCTCCATACCGCCCCTATGATCAATCCCAGCAATGGAATGTACATAAACCGGTCCGCACGGCCCTGCAGCCCGGATTGCACCAGGCCGATCACCGGCAGCAGGGCGACGATGAAAAAGAACCAGCCCGCCGTGACCCAAGGCGTCTTACCCCTGAATCTCCAGGCAAAACCAGTGGTCGCAGCGAAAAAAACGCCGGCCAATACGGCTTGATAAACCGGCAGGTCCATGCCTGCATGCGGATAAAAAACGCCCAGGTTCAACGGCCACAGGCTTTTCAGCGCATACCATCCGTAGGCGTATACGGCGCCCCCAACGCGGGCGGCCAGGGGAACGGCGCCAAGGCTTTGCACGCCCCGGTATAGGTTTTGGGCGTACAGCGTGATGAGCCCGAATCCCAGGCACATCACCGCCAGGGGGATTTTTTCCAAAATCAGACATCGGACCTTCTCCCGGGAGAATCGGTTCAAAGGCCAATAATCCAGGATCAGCAATATAAAAGGGAGCGTTACCGCCATAGGCTTGGCCGCCAAAGACAAAAAACCGGCGCAGAAAGTCCACGCCAACCAGGCCCGGCTGCGAGTGTGAGCGTATCGCCCGTAAGCCCCCATGGCCAATAGAAAGAAAAGAGCGAAAAGCACGTCTTTCCGTTCTGACACCCAGCAGACGGACTCCACGTGCAGAGGATGGACCGCAAAAATCAAAGCGGATATCAAACTTAAGCGAAATGACTTGGTCAGCGGCGAAAAAACCCACAAGACCAGCAGGCTGTTAGCCAGGTGGAGCAGCATATTGGTCAGGTGAAACCCCCAGGCGCCCCCGCCGAAAAGGCTTTGATCGGCCATCAGGGATATCCAGGTTAAAGGAATCCAAAATCCCCCATGCAAGGTTTGAAAAGCCCAGGCGACTCCATTGGCCGTCAGCCCGGCCTGCACCATGGGATTTTGCGTGACGTACACCCCGTCGTCCAGGTCAATAAAGTCAAACCCCAGGCTTTGGGCGTAAATCCCCAGGACCGCCGCGGTCAACAGTGCTCCGGCAACGATATGCATCTTTAAACGCGTGCGTGCGGTCT
Proteins encoded in this window:
- a CDS encoding tetratricopeptide repeat protein; the encoded protein is MENNQTARTRLKMHIVAGALLTAAVLGIYAQSLGFDFIDLDDGVYVTQNPMVQAGLTANGVAWAFQTLHGGFWIPLTWISLMADQSLFGGGAWGFHLTNMLLHLANSLLVLWVFSPLTKSFRLSLISALIFAVHPLHVESVCWVSERKDVLFALFFLLAMGAYGRYAHTRSRAWLAWTFCAGFLSLAAKPMAVTLPFILLILDYWPLNRFSREKVRCLILEKIPLAVMCLGFGLITLYAQNLYRGVQSLGAVPLAARVGGAVYAYGWYALKSLWPLNLGVFYPHAGMDLPVYQAVLAGVFFAATTGFAWRFRGKTPWVTAGWFFFIVALLPVIGLVQSGLQGRADRFMYIPLLGLIIGAVWSGDWLIRKRDSLARPGIALTAAFVIFLFVVSTMQAAAWKDSITLYAHTLDVTRKNYMVHEYLGSSLAARGRSAEAAEEYKKALAINPRHGDAWYGLGCLAVNRGEFEEGAECFKQALMWEPDHVEALFGLATAQMQLGDVSAAVKNLKKVLAADPGHVQAGKSLQTLMDGTSKAMWD